The genomic window GTCTCACCCGGCTGGACATCGGAGCTCTTAGCGCTTGCTTTTATCGAGTTGCGGCCCGGTCAGTTGGACCGTGCGAAGAAAAAATTCGGGTTAGCATGCGAGGGGGAACGCATCACGCGTAAGTTCGTGCCGGTCTCGACACTGGAAACGACACCCTTACAGGATTTGAAGACCTTCGCGCTCGTACAGTGGTTCCTGAAAGAACGCGCAAAAAAGCGGAGTCAAGAACTTACCGAAGACCTGCGTGCCGTAAGCCGCATGGAAGATAGGTTTTAGAGCAGAAAAAAGGAGGTTTCCATGAATCCGACAAACAATTTGGTAAATCCTTTGTTGACCGACCTATACCAGGTCACGATGGCGTATGCCTATTGGAAGAACGGCATGCAGGACGATGAGGCAGTTTTTGATCTTTTCTTCCGCAACTGTCCGTTTGACGGAGAATTCGCGCTTTTCTCCGGTCTGGAAGAGTCTGTAAAGTTTTTGGGAAGTTATCGGTTCACGGATGAGCATATCGCCTACTTACGTTCAATGCCGGCGCTAAAAGACTGCGATCAGAAGTTCTTCGAATGGCTAAAGACGGTTGATTGCTCTCGAGTCAGGCTCTATGCGCTGCGCGAAGGTTCGCTTGCCTTCCCGCGCGTGCCACTCATGCGAGTTGAAGGTCCGCTTGGTATAACCCAGCTTCTGGAAACGACCTTGTTGAATCTCACCAACTACCCGAGTCTTGAGGCAACAAATGCGGCTCGTTTCCGGATTGCTGCGGACCCGGACAAAACACTACTCGAGTTCGGTCTCCGCCGGGCACAAGGACCGGATGGTGCCATATCAGCCTCCCGGGCAAGCTATATCGGGGGGTTTGACGGAACAAGCAATGTTCTGGCTGGCGCCTTATTCGGTCTTCCGGTCAAAGGAACCCATGCCCATGCCTACGTTTCATCTTTTGCTTCAAAAAAGTTCGAGAACATCAAGAACCGCTTCATTTCGGATGCAGTAACGGGCAAGCCGTATAACTTCGTAGATCTCGTTCGGGAATCCCATAGGCGCGTCTGCGGGATATTCGGGCTTTCCGGAACGAACGAAGGGGAGCTTGCCGCCTTCACCGCCTACGCGCTGGCTTTTCCAAGGGGTTTCCTGGCTTTAGTCGACACCTACGACACGCTGCGCTCCGGAGTTCCGAATTTCCTTGCAGTGGCCTGGGCGTTGTATGTTTTGGGATATCAGCCCATCGGCATCCGTCTTGATTCAGGAGATCTGGCGTATTTGTCGAAAGAATCGCGGCGAATGTTCGGGGAGGCCGCTACCGGACTTGCTTCCGTTAATTTTGCCGAACACCTTGTCATCGCCGCGTCGAACGACATCACCGAAGAGACTCTGTATGCCCTGAAGGAACAGGGCCACCAGATCAATATCTTTGGGGTTGGCACGCATTTGGTCACTTGCCAGAAACAGCCTGCCCTAGGCTGCGTCTACAAACTCGTCGAAATGAATGGCGAGCCGTGCATCAAACTTTCCCAAGACCCGGAAAAAATGACGATTCCCGGAAGAAAAGAAGCCTACCGGCTTCTGGATACGCGCGGAGCACCTATTACGGACCTCCTTATCCGTGTCGGGGAAAAGCCCCCGGAAGCAGGCGCGCGCGTTCTGTGCCGGCATCCGTTCAACGAGATCAAGCGCATGTATGTAACACCTTCTCGGGTTATACCGCTACACGAGCTCGTATGGGGCGGAGTACTCACCATGCCCAACTTGCCGGATCTGGACGCCATCCGCACGTACGCCAAAGAGCAGATTGGGATGTTGCGGGAAGATCATGTCCGACAGCTTAATCCGACACCCTATAAGGTATCGGTCAGCGACGGGCTATACCACTTCCTGCACGAACTGCGAGAGCGGGAAGCCCCAATAACGGAAGTTCGCTGACCCATAATCATATCCCCACGCGCATCGAATATACGGTGCCGTGGGGTCTTTTCTCAAGCTCCGCACGCTCACAAGCGTTTGCGAAGCTTGAAGAAGGAAAAGGACTGTTGCCGAATAGGCTTTCAGAGCGAAATTGAAAAATTTTGAGCGAAAATTCGGAAGAGCGAGGCGGCGTATTTGATTAAAATACGGCAACGAGCTATGCCGAATTTGCAGCAAAAATTTTTCAATTGCAGCTGAATGGTTATTCGGCAACAGTCCTATAGGTCGTTGAAATCAGAATAAATAGCAGGAGAGAAGAAATAAAGGATGCAAACTTATGAAAAACCTTACGGGACTTACAATCGCGATGTG from bacterium includes these protein-coding regions:
- the pncB gene encoding nicotinate phosphoribosyltransferase — protein: MNPTNNLVNPLLTDLYQVTMAYAYWKNGMQDDEAVFDLFFRNCPFDGEFALFSGLEESVKFLGSYRFTDEHIAYLRSMPALKDCDQKFFEWLKTVDCSRVRLYALREGSLAFPRVPLMRVEGPLGITQLLETTLLNLTNYPSLEATNAARFRIAADPDKTLLEFGLRRAQGPDGAISASRASYIGGFDGTSNVLAGALFGLPVKGTHAHAYVSSFASKKFENIKNRFISDAVTGKPYNFVDLVRESHRRVCGIFGLSGTNEGELAAFTAYALAFPRGFLALVDTYDTLRSGVPNFLAVAWALYVLGYQPIGIRLDSGDLAYLSKESRRMFGEAATGLASVNFAEHLVIAASNDITEETLYALKEQGHQINIFGVGTHLVTCQKQPALGCVYKLVEMNGEPCIKLSQDPEKMTIPGRKEAYRLLDTRGAPITDLLIRVGEKPPEAGARVLCRHPFNEIKRMYVTPSRVIPLHELVWGGVLTMPNLPDLDAIRTYAKEQIGMLREDHVRQLNPTPYKVSVSDGLYHFLHELREREAPITEVR